Proteins encoded together in one Pelosinus sp. IPA-1 window:
- a CDS encoding phage protein Gp36 family protein, with translation MPYTTEELVKGKSKLENEFDFNAEQHIKDAQAKIDIKLRRKYKVPFADPVPSIIESIATNFAAGFAIEKDYSDRPEKNEPYLAEVLIKRAEADLQDILDNSLLDGMEGVEYAPPSPVEPSELARPAVMSTTPYQSEMDRVLSRWP, from the coding sequence ATGCCTTATACAACTGAAGAATTAGTAAAAGGTAAATCTAAGCTTGAAAATGAGTTTGATTTCAATGCCGAACAACATATTAAGGATGCACAAGCAAAAATTGATATTAAGCTAAGAAGAAAGTATAAAGTTCCTTTTGCTGATCCAGTACCGTCTATTATTGAAAGTATTGCAACAAACTTTGCAGCTGGCTTTGCAATTGAAAAAGACTATTCGGATAGGCCGGAAAAAAACGAGCCATATTTGGCGGAAGTTTTGATTAAACGTGCTGAAGCCGATTTGCAAGATATCCTTGATAATTCTTTGCTGGATGGGATGGAAGGCGTAGAGTATGCGCCTCCTTCACCAGTAGAGCCTTCGGAGCTTGCACGTCCAGCTGTAATGTCTACTACTCCTTACCAAAGCGAAATGGATAGAGTATTAAGCAGATGGCCGTAG